A genomic region of Pseudomonas frederiksbergensis contains the following coding sequences:
- the tauA gene encoding taurine ABC transporter substrate-binding protein, whose translation MKLHFPLRLLAAASLAAASFFAQAADVTVAYQTTVDPAKVAQADGTYETATHAKIDWRKFDNGADVIAAITSGDVQIGYLGSSPLTAAITRKVPVETFLIATQIGAAEALVARDGSGIKTPQDLIGKKIAVPFVSTGHYSLLAALKHWNIDPSKVQILNLAPPAIIAAWKRGDIDATYVWDPALGVAKENGNVLITSGELAKFGAPTFDAWIVRKDFAEKHPEIVTAFAKVTLDAYANYRKDPHAWLAEKGNVDKLVKLSGAKASDIPLLLQGNVYPLAADQVISLGAPTTKAITDTATFLKEQGKVEAVLPDYAPYVSAKFITN comes from the coding sequence ATGAAACTGCACTTCCCCCTTCGCCTCCTGGCGGCTGCTTCTTTGGCTGCAGCGAGCTTTTTCGCTCAAGCGGCTGACGTCACCGTCGCCTACCAGACCACCGTCGACCCGGCCAAAGTTGCCCAGGCCGACGGCACTTACGAAACCGCCACCCACGCCAAAATCGACTGGCGCAAATTCGACAACGGTGCCGACGTCATCGCCGCCATCACCTCGGGCGATGTGCAGATTGGCTACCTCGGTTCCAGCCCGCTGACCGCTGCGATCACCCGCAAGGTTCCGGTCGAAACTTTCCTCATCGCTACCCAGATCGGTGCCGCCGAAGCACTGGTGGCCCGCGACGGTTCCGGGATCAAGACCCCGCAGGACCTGATCGGCAAGAAAATCGCCGTGCCATTCGTTTCCACCGGCCACTACAGCCTGCTGGCCGCGCTCAAGCACTGGAACATCGACCCGTCGAAAGTACAGATCCTCAACCTCGCACCGCCGGCAATCATTGCCGCGTGGAAGCGCGGTGACATCGACGCCACCTATGTGTGGGACCCGGCGCTGGGCGTTGCCAAGGAAAACGGCAACGTGCTGATCACTTCCGGCGAGCTGGCCAAGTTCGGCGCGCCGACCTTCGATGCCTGGATCGTGCGCAAGGATTTCGCCGAGAAGCACCCCGAAATCGTCACTGCCTTCGCCAAAGTCACCCTCGACGCCTACGCCAACTACCGCAAAGACCCACACGCTTGGCTGGCCGAAAAGGGCAATGTCGACAAGCTGGTGAAACTCTCCGGCGCCAAGGCCAGCGACATTCCGTTACTGCTGCAAGGCAACGTCTACCCACTGGCGGCTGATCAGGTGATCAGCCTGGGCGCACCGACCACCAAGGCCATCACCGACACCGCCACGTTCCTCAAGGAACAAGGCAAGGTCGAGGCCGTGCTGCCGGACTACGCCCCTTACGTCAGCGCCAAATTCATCACTAACTGA
- the tauB gene encoding taurine ABC transporter ATP-binding subunit → MALLQLERISAQYPGAAEPVLADISLSLGPQQLLVALGPSGSGKTSLLNLIAGFVDPSTGRITLDGVPVKGPSAERGVVFQDDALLPWQDVLANVGFGLELAGVPRDKREIRAREMLALVDLAGFDARRIWQLSGGQKQRVGLARALAADPRVLLMDEPFGALDAFTREQMQELLLQVWRRTAKPVFLITHDIEEAVFLATDLVLLAPNPGKIVERLTLDFGQRYAAGESARAIKSDPRFIETREHVLARVFSQRSATQRQERA, encoded by the coding sequence ATGGCCTTGCTACAGCTGGAGCGCATCAGCGCACAGTACCCCGGCGCCGCCGAACCGGTGCTGGCGGATATTTCCTTAAGCCTTGGGCCTCAGCAATTGCTGGTCGCCCTCGGCCCGTCCGGCAGTGGCAAGACCTCGCTGTTGAATCTGATCGCCGGGTTTGTCGACCCGAGTACCGGGCGCATCACCCTCGATGGCGTACCGGTCAAAGGTCCGAGCGCCGAGCGTGGCGTGGTGTTCCAGGACGACGCCTTGCTGCCCTGGCAGGACGTGTTGGCCAACGTCGGTTTCGGCCTGGAACTGGCTGGCGTGCCGCGTGATAAACGCGAAATCCGCGCCCGGGAAATGCTCGCGCTGGTCGACCTCGCAGGCTTTGACGCTCGCCGCATCTGGCAGCTGTCAGGCGGCCAGAAGCAGCGTGTCGGCCTGGCCCGCGCCCTCGCTGCCGACCCGCGCGTGCTGCTGATGGACGAACCCTTCGGCGCCCTCGACGCCTTCACCCGTGAACAGATGCAGGAATTGCTGCTGCAAGTCTGGCGGCGCACCGCCAAACCGGTATTCCTGATTACCCATGACATTGAAGAAGCGGTGTTCCTTGCGACAGACCTGGTTCTATTGGCACCCAATCCCGGGAAAATCGTTGAGCGCCTGACGCTGGATTTCGGTCAGCGCTATGCCGCTGGCGAATCGGCTCGAGCGATCAAATCCGACCCGCGCTTTATCGAAACCCGCGAACACGTACTCGCCCGTGTGTTTTCCCAACGCAGCGCCACCCAGCGGCAGGAGCGCGCATGA